A genomic region of Sarcophilus harrisii chromosome 6, mSarHar1.11, whole genome shotgun sequence contains the following coding sequences:
- the NKX3-2 gene encoding homeobox protein Nkx-3.2 — protein sequence MAVRGASTLTPFSIQAILNKKEERAGPRGSARGAAPAAPACCWRLFGDPDSGAVGGAGETLLLPSPAGPRAAAAAAAAGAGGRAAGSPRGWDSDSALSDENDGERRGPAEAAGLAGLAGGAGRPHETPPGPEAQAKELEDEPPGLSDSEMSASVSDRSPRTEEDAGGGGKCEPLLCAGGPGEEEPSAPKPRKKRSRAAFSHAQVFELERRFNHQRYLSGPERADLAASLKLTETQVKIWFQNRRYKTKRRQMAADLLASAPAAKKVAVKVLVRDDQRQYHPGEVLRPPSLLSLQPSYYYPYYCLPGWALSTCAAAAGTQ from the exons ATGGCTGTCCGCGGCGCTAGCACCTTGACGCCTTTCTCCATCCAGGCGATCCTTAACAAGAAGGAGGAGCGGGCGGGCCCGCGCGGCTCGGCCCGGGGCGCCGCGCCCGCCGCTCCGGCCTGTTGCTGGCGGCTTTTTGGAGACCCGGACTCCGGGGCCGTGGGGGGCGCGGGGGAGACGCTGCTGCTGCCCTCCCCCGCGGGGCCcagagcggcggcggcggcggccgcggcGGGGGCCGGGGGCCGGGCGGCGGGGAGCCCCAGGGGCTGGGACTCGGACTCGGCTCTGAGCGACGAGAACGACGGCGAGCGGCGCGGGCCGGCGGAGGCTGCGGGACTGGCCGGGCTGGCCGGCGGCGCGGGCCGCCCCCACGAGACGCCGCCGGGCCCCGAGGCCCAGGCCAAGGAGCTGGAGGACGAGCCCCCCGGCCTCAGTGACAGCGAGATGTCGGCCAGCGTCTCAG ATCGCAGCCCCCGGACGGAGGAGGACGCGGGCGGCGGAGGCAAGTGCGAGCCGCTGCTGTGCGCCGGAGGCCCGGGCGAGGAGGAGCCGTCGGCGCCCAAGCCCCGCAAGAAGCGCTCGCGGGCGGCGTTCTCGCACGCCCAGGTCTTCGAGCTGGAGCGCCGCTTCAACCACCAGCGCTACCTGTCGGGCCCCGAGCGGGCCGACCTGGCCGCCTCGCTGAAGCTCACCGAGACCCAGGTGAAGATCTGGTTCCAGAACCGGCGCTACAAGACCAAGCGCCGCCAGATGGCCGCGGACCTGCTGGCTTCGGCTCCGGCCGCCAAGAAGGTGGCGGTCAAAGTGCTGGTGAGGGACGATCAGAGACAGTACCACCCGGGCGAGGTGCTGCGGCCGCCCTCCCTGCTCTCCCTGCAGCCCTCCTACTACTACCCCTACTACTGCCTCCCGGGCTGGGCTCTCTCCACCTGCGCGGCCGCGGCGGGCACCCAGTGA